From Paenibacillus sp. FSL H8-0537:
CACGGGACCGGTATATTTTTCGTATCGCAAGCAGTGCTTATTTAAATCAGACACAGATGCGCTCCTTTATGAAAACTTCATAAGGGGCGTGTTTGTTGTTAAGGGAAGGAAGCAGGGCGACTATGATTAATACGAGCAATACACGCAGCGTTACTATCGCACTGTTCGTAGCGACCTTTCTGGCAGCGATCGAAGGGACGATCGTCAGTACGGCTATGCCGAGCATAACGCGAGAGCTGCAAGGAACCCAGCAGTATAGCTGGGTTATTTCGATTTATTTGCTTGCTACGGTCGTCACAACACCGATTTATGGCAAGCTGTCAGATTTATTTGGCCGCAAAAATATGTTTATGATTGGGGCTGCGATTTTTTTGTGCGGCTCGATGCTCTCTGGCCTTGCGCAAACGATGACGCAGCTTATTATTTTTCGCGCGATACAAGGGCTGGGGGCTGGTGCGCTCACAACGATTCCTTATACGATAATCGGTGATTTATACGCTTATGAGCAGCGGGCGAAGGTACAGGGCTGGATGTCGAGCATTTGGGGAATAGCTGGTATATCGGGTCCTTTGCTTGGCGGGCTGCTAGTCGATTATGTCTCTTGGCGGGCGATATTTTATATGAATTTGCCCTTTGGCATTGTCGCGATGTTTCTGCTTGGCTCTACTTTGAAGGAAGCTTACGAGAAGCGGAAGCGATCGATTGATTATGGCGGCATTGGCACGTTTGCGGTAGGCATGTTCTGTTTTCTCTATGCCTTGACCCTGCTGCGTTCAGAGACGGGCGAGCAGGGAGCCAGCTATACGGAAATCGGACTGCTTTTTGCAGTTGCTGCGGTGCTGCTGGCGCTGTTCTTCTATATTGAGAAGCGTGTGCAGGAGCCGCTGATCCCGCTCGTTTTGTTCAAAAATCGCACCATCAGCATGGTGAATTTGCTCAGCTTTTTGCTATGCGTCGTCAACGTCGTTATTATTTTTTATTTGCCGCTCTGGCTGCAGGGCGTTTATGGAAAAAGCGCCACCTATTCGGGTTTGGCGATGATTCCGCTTTCGGTCAGCTGGCCGCTCGGCTCGATTTTGGCAGGCACATGGATATCGCGAATTGGTCTGAGAAATATAACGTTACTCAGTGCGCTTTCCCTCGTATTAGGAAGCTTGGGCTTCATGTTCCTGAATGCCACGACGCCGATTGCCTTGTTTATGCTCTATATGTTTTTAACGGGCTTAAGCTTTGGGCTTGCGCTAACCAGCTGTACCGTATCCGTGTCATCCGCTGTCGAACGGCAAATGCGCGGTGCCTCGGTTGCCACGAATAACTTTATACGGACGCTCGGCCAGACGATCGGAATCGCTTTATTCGGCCTTCTGCTGCACACTGGCAGCACGAATATCATCGACCCGCTATTGCTGGAGGAAAGCTTGCACCGAATCTTTACGATAGTGGTCGTATTGTCGCTCGTTGTCGGGGTAGTGTCGCTAGCTTTACCACGCATATCCTTGGCAGAGCAGCAGGAAACGAAGCACGCTTCTTAAAATATTTGTCATAAATAATTGGTGGAGTGCAACTTTTCAGATTATATTGCGTCCAAACTTTTGGCGGATATGTAGAGAAATCGCAATTTTATTTTGGAAAAGGAGATTCACATGCTTAAAAAAGTCAGCTTATTTGCACTCGTATTCCTTTTTGT
This genomic window contains:
- a CDS encoding MDR family MFS transporter, which translates into the protein MINTSNTRSVTIALFVATFLAAIEGTIVSTAMPSITRELQGTQQYSWVISIYLLATVVTTPIYGKLSDLFGRKNMFMIGAAIFLCGSMLSGLAQTMTQLIIFRAIQGLGAGALTTIPYTIIGDLYAYEQRAKVQGWMSSIWGIAGISGPLLGGLLVDYVSWRAIFYMNLPFGIVAMFLLGSTLKEAYEKRKRSIDYGGIGTFAVGMFCFLYALTLLRSETGEQGASYTEIGLLFAVAAVLLALFFYIEKRVQEPLIPLVLFKNRTISMVNLLSFLLCVVNVVIIFYLPLWLQGVYGKSATYSGLAMIPLSVSWPLGSILAGTWISRIGLRNITLLSALSLVLGSLGFMFLNATTPIALFMLYMFLTGLSFGLALTSCTVSVSSAVERQMRGASVATNNFIRTLGQTIGIALFGLLLHTGSTNIIDPLLLEESLHRIFTIVVVLSLVVGVVSLALPRISLAEQQETKHAS